A region of Candidatus Poribacteria bacterium DNA encodes the following proteins:
- the rplU gene encoding 50S ribosomal protein L21, with protein MYAIFRSGGKQHRVAVGDLIDVEKLDVPVGERITIDDVLMVYGDGEVRVGNPKVEGAAIIAEVVAHGKDRKVIVYKFKKRKNYRRKRGHRQYYTRLRIEEIKV; from the coding sequence GCATAGGGTTGCGGTAGGCGATCTGATAGACGTTGAAAAGCTTGATGTGCCGGTGGGCGAGAGGATAACAATAGACGATGTGTTGATGGTCTATGGTGACGGCGAAGTGAGAGTTGGCAATCCCAAGGTTGAAGGGGCAGCTATAATCGCCGAGGTGGTCGCCCACGGCAAAGATAGGAAGGTGATCGTCTACAAGTTCAAAAAGCGAAAGAACTACAGGCGCAAAAGAGGTCACAGGCAGTATTACACGAGGCTCAGGATCGAGGAGATAAAGGTCTGA